ATCGCGTCGCCGTTCACCGGCAGCCCGACGCCGAGATGGTCGAGATGTGCCGAAAGCACCACCACTTCGCGCGACAGCGCCGGGTCGGTGCCGGGCAACAATCCAGCGACATTGTAGCTTTCGAGCGGCTCGGACAATGTCTTGAGCGCGGCGGTAAGGACCAAGGGCAGTTGCTCGGCCTTGAACACCGCGGTCGGATCGTCGGCGCGCGGCGCGATCTTCTCCCAGGGCGTCCGCGCGCGCGCGAACAGCTTGGCCGCACCCGCGCCGCTAACGGTGGCGATCAGCGGCACGCCGGCGACCTGGCCAGTGCCGTCGGGATAGGCCCATGTCATCCGCGACCGGTCCCACCGCGCCTCGCTGACGCTGCCGGGTTCGATCATGATCGCCGCCACCGCGCCGTGATCGGCTGCGATCGCGGTGCGGCTGGCGGGGCTGGCGAAATGCGCGCGCTCCTCGTTCTGGACGTTGGCGGGCGTCTCGGCGAGGAAGGCGACGATCTTTCCGCGCACATCGACACCGGCATAATCGTCGCGCTTGTACTTGGGCGCGACGATACCCTGCCCAACGAACACCACCGGCGCATCGAGCGCGAACACCGGCTTGCCGGGCACCGCGCCGGGCACGAAATCCTTGCCGAACACCAGCGGCGTCGGCGCGCCGCCTTTGGCGGTCAACACCAGATCGCCGTGATCGGCGGGCTGGTAACGGAGCAACGGCACGGTCTGGAGATAGCCGCCCTTGTCGCCCGCCGGGCGCAACCCGGCCGCGAAGAAGCGCGCGGCCACATATTCGGCGGCTATGCGATATTCGGGCGTTCCGGCTTCGCGCCCGCGCAACGCATCCGAGGCGAGGAACATCACATGCGCCTTCATCGCCGCCTGATCATCAGGAAGCTGGACCGGAGACGGCGCGGCGGCCTGCGCCGTGTCGGCCGCCGGTGCCGTGCCGGGCGACATGAGCGCCAGCGCGACCGCCGCCATCAATCTGCCTACGCCTGTACTCATGTCGCGGGCGGTATCACGGTGGCAGACCCGCGCAAAGCCGGCGATTTGTGTGGCACGCCGCGATACGCCCCCTTACATCCTCGGCATGCTCGATATCCAGACCGCCACCGCCCAGCCACACGTCACCCGCCGCGCCGATTACACGCCGCCCGAGTGGCGCGTGCCCGACATCGCGCTCGATTTTGACCTCGCGCCGGAAACGACGCGGGTGCGCGCGACGCTGTCGGTCGAGCGCAACGCCGGGCACGGTCCGTTGCGGCTAGACGGCGCCGGGCAGACGTTGTTGTCGGTGATGATCGACGGCGTCGCGGTCAACGACTGGAGACTCGAGAACGACGCGCTGGTGCTGGCACTCGCCGGCGATGCGCATGTCGTCGAGACCGAGGTCGAGATCGCGCCCGATCGCAATACGCAGTTGATGGGCCTGTACGCCTCGGGCGGCATCCTGTGCACGCAGTGCGAGGCGGAGGGCTTCCGCCGCATCACCTATTTCCCCGATCGGCCCGATGTGCTGAGCCGCTACAGCGTGCGGATGACCGCCGACAAGGCGCGCTATCCGGTGCTCCTCGCCAATGGTGATCCGGTCGCGCAGGGCGATCTCGACGACGGCCGGCACTGGGCCGCGTGGAACGACCCGTTCCCCAAGCCGTCCTATCTGTTCGCGCTGGTGGCGGGCGATCTCGCCTGCAATTCGGGCAGCTTCATCACGCAATCGGGCCGCACGGTGCAGCTCGGCATCTGGGTGCGCGCCGCCGATGTGGCCAAGACGCACCATGCGCTCGAAGCGCTCAAGACATCGATGGCGTGGGACGAGCGCGTCTATGGCCGCGAATATGATCTCGACGTGTTCAACATCGTCGCGGTCGATGACTTCAATTTCGGCGCGATGGAGAACAAGGGCCTCAACGTCTTCAACAGCCGCTACATCCTCGCCGACCCCGACACCGCGACCGACTACGATTTCGACGCGATCGCTGCGGTCGTCGCGCACGAATATTTCCACAATTGGTCGGGCAATCGCGTGACGTGCCGCGACTGGTTCCAGCTTTCGCTGAAGGAAGGCTTCACCGTCTATCGCGATCAGAGCTTCTCGGCCGACCAGGGATCGGCGGCGGTCAAGCGGATCGAGGATGTGCGGGGGCTTCGCGCCGCGCAATTCCCCGAGGATGCCGGCCCGCTCGCGCACCCGATCCGGCCCGACGAATATCAGGAAATCTCCAACTTCTACACCGCGACGATCTACAACAAGGGCGCGGAGGTTATCCGCATGCTCGCGACGATGCTCGGCGCGCAGGCGTTCCGCGCGGGCACCGACCTGTATTTCGAACGGTTCGACGGGACGGCGGCGACCTGCGAGGATTTCGTCGCGTCGCTCGAGGAAGCCAGCGGCATCGACCTGACTCAGTTCCGCCGCTGGTACAGCCAGGCCGGCACGCCACGCGTCACAGCGCGGCTTTCGCATGACGTCGGTGGCGGCCGCGCGGTGCTGACACTGTCGCAGAGCGTGCCGCCGACGCCGGGCCAGCCGATCAAGGCACCGATGGTGCTACCGCTACGACTCAAGCTGTTCGGCGCAGACACCGGAGCGTCGCTCAGCGACGAGCGACTGGTGCTGCTGGAGGACGATGTCGCCGAGATCGCATTCGAGACGGCTACCGAGCGGCCAGTGCTGTCGATCAACCGCGGCTTCTCCGCGCCGGTGGTGATCGAAACCGATCGCAGCGCCGCCGATCTAGCGTTCCTGTCGGCGCATGACGACGATCCGTTCGCGCGCTACGAGGCGATGCAGCAACTCATGCTCGACACGCTCGTCGCCGCCGCGAGCGGGATGCAGGCGGATCAGGCTGCGGTAATCGCCGCGATCGAGACCACGCTGGACAATAGCGCGCTCGATCCCGCGTTCATCGCCGAGGCGGTGTTGCTGCCGTCGGAAAGCTTCGTCGGCGACCAGATGGCGGTGGTCGATCCCGAAGCGATCTTCCGCGCCCGCGAGGCGCTGCGCCGCGAGATTGGCCGTGCATTGGAGCCGAAATGGCGCGCCGCCTACGATCAGGCAGCGGCGATCGGCGGCTATGTCTATTCGCCAGAGGCCAAGGGCCTGCGCCGGATGAAGACCGTCGCGCTCGGCTATATCGCCGCGAGCGGTGCCGCGGATGCGGGCGCGCTCGCCTTCGCGCAGTTTGAGGCGGCCGACAACATGACCGACCGGCAGGGCGCGCTCACCACGTTGGTCAGCAGCGATGCGGCCGAGCGGGTGGCGGCGCTCGACATCTTCTACAACCGCTATTGCGACAATGCGCTGGTGCTCGACAAATGGTTCCAGGCACAGGCGCTCGCCCAGCGCGACGATACGCTCGCGGCGGTCGAGGATCTGGCGCGGCACCGCGACTTCACGCTCGCCAACCCCAATCGCGCACGTTCGCTGGTGGGGGCGTTCAGCGTCAACCAGCGCGCTTTCAATGCGGCATCGGGCGCCGGCTATCGTTTCGTCGCGGACCAGTTGATCGCACTCGACAAGCTCAACCCGCAGACCGCCGCCAAGCTGCTCCCGCCGCTCGGCCGGTGGCGGCGCTACGATGCGGGCCGCGCGACGCTGATGCGGGCAGAGCTGGAGCGTATCCTCGCCACGCCGGGCTTGTCGAAGGACATGTTCGAACAGGCATCGAAGAGTTTGGCGCAATAAGGCCCGGGATCAGAACAACCGGCCGCCGTTGGGCACGCCCGCGCTCGGTATCACCAGGACGACCTTCCCGTCCGCATCGGGGAAGCCGAGCGTCAGCACCTCGGACATGACCTTGCCGATCTGGCGCGGTGGGAAGTTGACGACTGCGGCGACCTGCCGGCCGGGGAGGTCCGCCAGCGTGTAATGCTCGGTGATCTGCGCCGAGGATTTTTTAAGGCCGATCACCGGGCCGAAATCGATCACCAGCCTGAAGGCGGGTTTGCGCGCCTCCGGGAAAGGCAGCGCCTCGACGATCGTGCCGACGCGGATATCGACCTTTAGGAAATCGTCGAAGCCGATGACGGGCGATGCCTCTGCCTCGGGATCATGGGTTACGTGCATCGGCCCTCCCCAGCCCGGTCAGAAATCGACATCGTCGTAATGCGAGGTCGGCTGGATGCCGTCCATCCGCTCGGACAATAGCGGGCGGAAGCTCGGCCGGCTCTTCAACCCGCGATACCAGCGTGCGGTCTGTTCGTGGTTCTTCCAATCGATGCCGCCGAGATAATCGACCACCGAGATATGCGCGGCCGCCGCCAGATCGGCGAGCGTCATCGTCGATCCCGCCATCCAATTGTTATGATCGAGCAGGTAGTCGGTATAGTCGAGATGCCGCACCGCCGCGCGCATCGCTTCGCGCAGCACCTTCGAATCGGGCGCCACTCGCGTGACGAGCCGCTTTTCCATCCGCTCGTGGAGCAACGGCGCGGTCACATCCGCGAAGAATTGCGCATCGAACCACGCGACCTGCCTGCGGATCTCGGCGCGATAGGCGGCGGAGCCGGAGATCATAGCGCTCTTGTCGATGGTCTCTTCGAAATACTCGCAGATCGCCATCGAATCGATCAGCAGCAGGTTACGCGCCTGATCGGTCATCACCGGCACCTGGCCGGCGGGGTTCATATCGATGAATTCGTCGCGCCTGGCCCAAGGCGATTCGCGCACGAGCTCATAGCCGACACCCTTCTCACCAAGCAGCAGACGGACCTTGCGCGAGAACGGACAGAGCGGAAATTGATACAGTTGCCACATGGCGCCGGTGTAGCCGCGCGCCATGTGGCAAGGAAGGGTGTAACTACTCGGCGGCCTCCAACGCTTCACGATCGTCGAGCGGATGGCTCAGCCGCGAAAGCATCTCCTTCGGCACGACCTGCCAGAAATGGTCGATCACCCGGCCCCAATCGTCGAGCAGCGCACCCGACCATTTGCTGTCGGTCGCGGCGTGATGCGCGCGGACATGGCTGAGCAGCACCGATTCCCAGTGCGACGAGGACAGCCGGTTCCAGGTGATATTCTCCGGGTTGGCGCGGCGCGCGAAGCTTCCGTCGGGATCGTATACGAACGCCATGCCGCCGGTCATGCCCGCGCCGAAGTTGGTGCCGACCGGCCCGAGCACGACCGCCATGCCGCCGGTCATATATTCGCAGCCGTTGGCGCCGCAGCCCTCGACGACCACGGTCGCGCCGGAGTTGCGCACCGCGAAGCGCTCGCCCGCCTGGCCCGCCGCGTAGAGCTTGCCCGAGGTCGCACCGTACAGCACCGTGTTACCGATGATCGTATTCTCGTTCGACTTGAGCGGTGATGAGACCACCGGGCGTAGCGCGATAATGCCGCCCGACAGGCCCTTGCCGACATAATCGTTGGCGTCGCCGAACACTTCGAGCGTGATGCCCTTGCACAGGAACGCGCCGAGACTCTGCCCCGCCGAACCGCGCAGGCGGACGTGGACGTGCCCGTCGGCGAGCGCGTCCATGCCGTACTTGCGCGTGATCTCGCTCGACAGCCGGGTGCCGACCGCGCGATGCGTGTTGCGCACCGAATAGGTCAGTTGCATCTTCTCGCGGCGCGAGAACACTGCGGCCGCATCCTTGATGATCTGCGCATCGAGGCTGTCGGGCACTTCGTTACGCCACGTCTTCAGGCTGAAACGGCGCTGATCCTCGTCTGCGTCGACCTTGGCGAGGATCGGGTTGAGATCGAGGTCGTCGAGATGCTCGGCGCCGCGGCTGACCTGGCGGAGCAATTCGGTGCGACCGATCACGTCGTCGAGGCTCTTGACGCCGAGCCGGGCGAGAATGTCGCGCACTTCCTCTGCGATGAAGGTCATCAGGTTGATGACCTTCTCGGGCGTGCCGGTGAACTTCGCGCGCAGGCGCTCGTCCTGCACGCACACGCCGACCGGGCACGTGTTGGAATGGCATTGCCGCACCATGATGCAGCCCATCGCCACCAGCGACAGCGTACCGATGCCGAACTCCTCCGCGCCGAGGATCGCGGCGATGACGATGTCGCGCCCGGTCTTGAGGCCACCGTCCGCGCGCAGCTTGATGCGGCCGCGCAGGCCGTTGAGCGTGAGCGTCTGGTTGACTTCGGAAAGCCCCATTTCCCACGGCGTGCCGGCATATTTAATGCTGGTCTGTGGGGACGCGCCGGTGCCGCCGACGTGGCCGGAGACGAGGATGACGTCGGCATGGGCCTTCGCCACGCCCGCCGCGACCGTGCCGATGCCGGCCGACGAGACGAGCTTCACGCACACCCGCGCGATCGGGTTGATCTGCTTCAGATCATAGATGAGCTGCGCAAGATCCTCGATCGAATAGATGTCGTGGTGCGGCGGCGGCGAGATCAGCATCACGCCCGGCGTCGCATGGCGCAGCTTGGCGATGAACTCGGTCACCTTGAAACCGGGCAACTGCCCGCCCTCGCCGGGCTTGGCGCCCTGCGCGACCTTGATCTCGATCTCGTCGCAGGCGTTGAGATATTCGGCGGTCACACCGAACCGGCCCGAGGCGATCTGCTTGACGCCGGAATTGGCATTGTCGCCGTTCGCATAGGGCGTGTAGCGCGACTTGTCCTCGCCGCCCTCGCCCGACACCGCCTTGGCCCCGATCCGGTTCATCGCGATCGCCAGCGTCTCGTGCGCCTCCGGGCTGAGCGCGCCCAGCGACATGCCCGGCGTGACGAAGCGCTTGCGGATTTCGGTGATCGCCTCGACCTGATCGACCGGCACGCCTTCGCCCGGATAGTTGAACTGAAGCAGATCGCGCAGATAGACCGGCGGCAGCGCCTCGACGCCACGCGAGAATTGCAGATAGGTCGAATAGCTGTCCGAGCCGACCGCCGATTGCAGCAGGTGCATCAACTGCGCCGAATAGGCATGCGTCTCGCCGGTGTGGCGCTGGCGGTAGAAGCCGCCGATCGGCAGCGTGACGACAGCGGTATCGAACGCAGCCTCGTGGCGCAGCTTGGCGTTGAGGTGGAGCGACGCATAGCCCTCGCCCGAGATCTTCGCGGGCATGCCGGGGAAGAAATCGTTGACGAGGCTGCGCGACAGCCCGACCGCCTCGAAATTATAGCCACCCCGATAGCTGGAGATCACCGCGATCCCCATCTTCGACATGATCTTGAGCAGCCCCTCGTCGATCGCGTGAACGTGGTTGGCGAGGCACTGATCCAGCGTCAGTTCGCCGAACAGTCCGCGTTCGAACCGGTCGACGATCGCCGCCTCCGCCAGATACGCATGCACCGTCGTCGCGCCGACGCCGATCAGCACCGCGTAATAATGCGTGTCGAGGCATTCGGCGGTCTGGATGTTGATGCTCGCATAGGAGCGCAGGCCCCGGCGGACGAGATGCGTATGCACCGCAGCCGCCGCCAGCACGCCGGCGATGCCAACCCGGTCGGGGCCGATCGCCAGATCGCTGAGGAACAGTTCGCTCTTGCCCTCGCGCACGGCCTGTTCGGCTTCAGCGCGAATTCGCGTGATCGCGGCGCGCAGCGTCTCTGGGCCGCCGCCGGTTTCGAAGGTGCAGTCGATGTCGGCCGCCTGCGCGCCGAAATGCGCCTTCAGCCGCGCCCAGTCGGCGCCAGTCAGCACCGGCGATTCGAGCACGAGCACGCCGTCGCGGCGGTCCTCGGTATCGAGGATGTTGGCGAGATTGCCGAACCGCGTCTTGAGCGACATGACGTGGCGTTCGCGCAAGGGGTCGATCGGCGGGTTGGTCACCTGGCTGAAGTTCTGCCGGAAGAACTGGCTGATCAGGCGCGGCTTGTCGGAGATGACGGCGAGCGGCGTGTCGTCTCCCATCGAGCCGATCGCTTCCTTGCCGCCCTCGACCATCGGCGCGAGGATCAACTCCATGTCCTCGAGCGTCTGCCCGGCGGCAACCTGGCGGCGGGTGAGATCGGCGCGCTCGAACCGGGTCGTCGCCCCCTCGGGCGCGGCCGGCAGATCGACCATCGCGATGAACTCGCCGATCATCGCACCGTAATCGGCCTCGCCGGCGATCTGATCCTTGATCGCATGATCGGTGAACACCTTGCCTTCGTCGAGATCGACCGCGATCATCTGGCCCGGTCCCATCCGGCCCTTCTCGACCACGGTCGATTCGGGAACGACGACCATGCCGCTCTCTGACCCGACGATGAGCAGGCCGTCCGAGGTGCGGGTGTAGCGCAGCGGGCGCAGCGCGTTGCGATCGACGCCGGCCACGGCCCAGCGGCCATCGGTCATCGCCAGCGCGGCGGGGCCGTCCCACGGCTCCATCACGCTCGCGAAATATTTGTACATGTCGAGGTGCGCGCGCGGCATCTCGCCCTTCGGCCCCCAGGCTTCGGGCACGAGCATCAGCTTGGCGGTCGGCGCGTCGCGGCCCGAGCGCACGATCGCCTCGAAGGTCGCGTCGAGCGCGGCAGTATCGGAGGCGCCCGCCGGGATCACCGGCTTGATGTCCTCCGAATGCTCGCCGAACGCATTGGCGGCCATCTTGATCTCGTGGCTCTTCATCCAGTTCTTGTTGCCGCGGATCGTGTTGATCTCGCCGTTGTGGGCGAGGCAGCGGAACGGCTGCGCCAGCCACCATTGCGGGAAGGTGTTGGTCGAATAGCGCTGGTGGAAGATCGCGACGCGGCTCTCGAAGCGCTGGTCGGTCAGATCGGGATAGAACACCGACAGACTCTCGGCGAGGAACAGCCCCTTGTAGATGATCGACCGGCACGACAGGCTACAGACATAGAATCCGCTGATCTGCGCCTCGATCACGCGCTTCTCGATCCGCCGACGGACGAGATACAGATCCTTCTCGAACTCGGCGGCGCTCTGCGCGTCGGGCATCGGCCCGGCGATCATGATCTGCTCGATCTCGGGGCGAGTCGCCTGCGCCTTCTGGCCGATCACCGAGACATCGACCGGCACCTGCCGCCAGCCATAGATCGTATAGCCCTGCTCGATGATCGCGCTCTCGACGATCGTGCGGCACGCCTCCTGCGCGCCGAGATCGGTGCGCGGCAGGAAGATCATGCCGACGCCGAGCCGGTTGGGGCGCATCTTGTGACCAGACGCCGTCACGGCATCGTCGAAGAACTTGGCGGGCAGATCGACATGCAGCCCGGCGCCGTCGCCGGTCTTGCCATCAGCATCGACCGCGCCGCGATGCCACACCGCCTTCAAGGCATCGATCGCCGACTGGACGACACGGCGCGACGGCTTGCCGTCGGTCGCGGCGACGAGGCCGACGCCGCAGGCGTCCCCCTCGAACTCGGGGCGGTACATGCCGTGTTCGGCGAGATAGGTGCGCTGGTCCATGCTCATGATGCCTTCTGGTCGGCGGATTCGACCGCAGCCTTGGTCAGATAGCGGCGCACGCGCTTGCGCGCCTGCGCGTCGGGAATCGGTTGAGGGCCGGCATCGCCGTAGCGCGGCCCCTCGGGTATCTTGAGGATGTGCATGACCTCGTTCATCTCGGGACGCACATAGACGGTCTGCCTCACCGCTGCGGCCCGGTGCGCGTCAAAAGCGACCGGGGACGCGATCGATGCCGCGCAAGGCTCGCAAAACACGCTCACATCACCGTCTTCGGATTGCCGAGCTTGTCTTCGTCCACTCCAAGCATCTTCGCCATCTTGGCACGTTCGGCCGGGGTGATATCCTCGACCTTACGCGGCGGCGGCAGATCCTTGGTCGCGGCTTTGGCGGCCTGCACGAAGCGCGGCATCTCGCGCATCAGGCGCGGCACCATACCCTTCATCAATGCCATCATCGCCGGGTCGGTCATGATGGTCATCTGCATTCCAGCGAATTTGGTGCCGGTTGGCGTGGCGAGATATCTATCGAGATCGCGGAGTTCGTCGACCGAGAAGCGCGATGCATAGGCGTGCGCCATCGCCTCGCGCAATTCGGGTTCTAGCGTGTTGAAGAAATCGCCCATCGCTCCGAACATGGCCGTCATCGTGCGCTGCTGGCGCTCGCGCCAACGCGGATCGTAGATCGCCATAACCTGTTCGAGATCGACCCGGTCGAGCTTCTGCGCGTCTTCGGCACTCATCCCGCCCAGTTGGGCGAGTTCGCGCATCGGCAGTGCCT
This genomic stretch from Sphingomonas panacis harbors:
- a CDS encoding tRNA-binding protein yields the protein MHVTHDPEAEASPVIGFDDFLKVDIRVGTIVEALPFPEARKPAFRLVIDFGPVIGLKKSSAQITEHYTLADLPGRQVAAVVNFPPRQIGKVMSEVLTLGFPDADGKVVLVIPSAGVPNGGRLF
- the pepN gene encoding aminopeptidase N, which translates into the protein MLDIQTATAQPHVTRRADYTPPEWRVPDIALDFDLAPETTRVRATLSVERNAGHGPLRLDGAGQTLLSVMIDGVAVNDWRLENDALVLALAGDAHVVETEVEIAPDRNTQLMGLYASGGILCTQCEAEGFRRITYFPDRPDVLSRYSVRMTADKARYPVLLANGDPVAQGDLDDGRHWAAWNDPFPKPSYLFALVAGDLACNSGSFITQSGRTVQLGIWVRAADVAKTHHALEALKTSMAWDERVYGREYDLDVFNIVAVDDFNFGAMENKGLNVFNSRYILADPDTATDYDFDAIAAVVAHEYFHNWSGNRVTCRDWFQLSLKEGFTVYRDQSFSADQGSAAVKRIEDVRGLRAAQFPEDAGPLAHPIRPDEYQEISNFYTATIYNKGAEVIRMLATMLGAQAFRAGTDLYFERFDGTAATCEDFVASLEEASGIDLTQFRRWYSQAGTPRVTARLSHDVGGGRAVLTLSQSVPPTPGQPIKAPMVLPLRLKLFGADTGASLSDERLVLLEDDVAEIAFETATERPVLSINRGFSAPVVIETDRSAADLAFLSAHDDDPFARYEAMQQLMLDTLVAAASGMQADQAAVIAAIETTLDNSALDPAFIAEAVLLPSESFVGDQMAVVDPEAIFRAREALRREIGRALEPKWRAAYDQAAAIGGYVYSPEAKGLRRMKTVALGYIAASGAADAGALAFAQFEAADNMTDRQGALTTLVSSDAAERVAALDIFYNRYCDNALVLDKWFQAQALAQRDDTLAAVEDLARHRDFTLANPNRARSLVGAFSVNQRAFNAASGAGYRFVADQLIALDKLNPQTAAKLLPPLGRWRRYDAGRATLMRAELERILATPGLSKDMFEQASKSLAQ
- a CDS encoding glutathione S-transferase family protein, whose translation is MWQLYQFPLCPFSRKVRLLLGEKGVGYELVRESPWARRDEFIDMNPAGQVPVMTDQARNLLLIDSMAICEYFEETIDKSAMISGSAAYRAEIRRQVAWFDAQFFADVTAPLLHERMEKRLVTRVAPDSKVLREAMRAAVRHLDYTDYLLDHNNWMAGSTMTLADLAAAAHISVVDYLGGIDWKNHEQTARWYRGLKSRPSFRPLLSERMDGIQPTSHYDDVDF
- the gltB gene encoding glutamate synthase large subunit, which codes for MSMDQRTYLAEHGMYRPEFEGDACGVGLVAATDGKPSRRVVQSAIDALKAVWHRGAVDADGKTGDGAGLHVDLPAKFFDDAVTASGHKMRPNRLGVGMIFLPRTDLGAQEACRTIVESAIIEQGYTIYGWRQVPVDVSVIGQKAQATRPEIEQIMIAGPMPDAQSAAEFEKDLYLVRRRIEKRVIEAQISGFYVCSLSCRSIIYKGLFLAESLSVFYPDLTDQRFESRVAIFHQRYSTNTFPQWWLAQPFRCLAHNGEINTIRGNKNWMKSHEIKMAANAFGEHSEDIKPVIPAGASDTAALDATFEAIVRSGRDAPTAKLMLVPEAWGPKGEMPRAHLDMYKYFASVMEPWDGPAALAMTDGRWAVAGVDRNALRPLRYTRTSDGLLIVGSESGMVVVPESTVVEKGRMGPGQMIAVDLDEGKVFTDHAIKDQIAGEADYGAMIGEFIAMVDLPAAPEGATTRFERADLTRRQVAAGQTLEDMELILAPMVEGGKEAIGSMGDDTPLAVISDKPRLISQFFRQNFSQVTNPPIDPLRERHVMSLKTRFGNLANILDTEDRRDGVLVLESPVLTGADWARLKAHFGAQAADIDCTFETGGGPETLRAAITRIRAEAEQAVREGKSELFLSDLAIGPDRVGIAGVLAAAAVHTHLVRRGLRSYASINIQTAECLDTHYYAVLIGVGATTVHAYLAEAAIVDRFERGLFGELTLDQCLANHVHAIDEGLLKIMSKMGIAVISSYRGGYNFEAVGLSRSLVNDFFPGMPAKISGEGYASLHLNAKLRHEAAFDTAVVTLPIGGFYRQRHTGETHAYSAQLMHLLQSAVGSDSYSTYLQFSRGVEALPPVYLRDLLQFNYPGEGVPVDQVEAITEIRKRFVTPGMSLGALSPEAHETLAIAMNRIGAKAVSGEGGEDKSRYTPYANGDNANSGVKQIASGRFGVTAEYLNACDEIEIKVAQGAKPGEGGQLPGFKVTEFIAKLRHATPGVMLISPPPHHDIYSIEDLAQLIYDLKQINPIARVCVKLVSSAGIGTVAAGVAKAHADVILVSGHVGGTGASPQTSIKYAGTPWEMGLSEVNQTLTLNGLRGRIKLRADGGLKTGRDIVIAAILGAEEFGIGTLSLVAMGCIMVRQCHSNTCPVGVCVQDERLRAKFTGTPEKVINLMTFIAEEVRDILARLGVKSLDDVIGRTELLRQVSRGAEHLDDLDLNPILAKVDADEDQRRFSLKTWRNEVPDSLDAQIIKDAAAVFSRREKMQLTYSVRNTHRAVGTRLSSEITRKYGMDALADGHVHVRLRGSAGQSLGAFLCKGITLEVFGDANDYVGKGLSGGIIALRPVVSSPLKSNENTIIGNTVLYGATSGKLYAAGQAGERFAVRNSGATVVVEGCGANGCEYMTGGMAVVLGPVGTNFGAGMTGGMAFVYDPDGSFARRANPENITWNRLSSSHWESVLLSHVRAHHAATDSKWSGALLDDWGRVIDHFWQVVPKEMLSRLSHPLDDREALEAAE
- a CDS encoding M28 family peptidase, giving the protein MSTGVGRLMAAVALALMSPGTAPAADTAQAAAPSPVQLPDDQAAMKAHVMFLASDALRGREAGTPEYRIAAEYVAARFFAAGLRPAGDKGGYLQTVPLLRYQPADHGDLVLTAKGGAPTPLVFGKDFVPGAVPGKPVFALDAPVVFVGQGIVAPKYKRDDYAGVDVRGKIVAFLAETPANVQNEERAHFASPASRTAIAADHGAVAAIMIEPGSVSEARWDRSRMTWAYPDGTGQVAGVPLIATVSGAGAAKLFARARTPWEKIAPRADDPTAVFKAEQLPLVLTAALKTLSEPLESYNVAGLLPGTDPALSREVVVLSAHLDHLGVGLPVNGDAIYNGAQDNAVGIAALIEAAKRFRTSDMPTRRSILFLAVTAEEEGMVGSDYFARHPPVPVSRIVADVNFDMPILSYPFQDMTVFGADRSTLGPIVAQAVAALGVTMSADPDPAEGFFVRSDHYRFVQQGIPSVFLWPGQAGPGKAAFEDFMKHRYHQPSDDLSQPIDWAQGLRFVAANYAITRAIADAPERPRWNKGDFFGLLYDGPGAK
- a CDS encoding DUF2059 domain-containing protein, which gives rise to MRLAPFAMALAFASAPVTAQTAAQAPAAPSEAALVAARGIVVRLVPPGTYKALMGSTMSNMTSSMADSLKALPMRELAQLGGMSAEDAQKLDRVDLEQVMAIYDPRWRERQQRTMTAMFGAMGDFFNTLEPELREAMAHAYASRFSVDELRDLDRYLATPTGTKFAGMQMTIMTDPAMMALMKGMVPRLMREMPRFVQAAKAATKDLPPPRKVEDITPAERAKMAKMLGVDEDKLGNPKTVM